One Syntrophales bacterium DNA segment encodes these proteins:
- the rplL gene encoding 50S ribosomal protein L7/L12, protein MATEITKDDVVKFIEGMTVLELSELVKELEEKLGVSAAAPVAMMAAGPAAAAAPVEEKTEFDAVLTGFGDQKIQVIKVVRAITGLGLKEAKDLVEAVPKPIKEAVSKDEAADIKKKIEEVGGTVEVK, encoded by the coding sequence ATGGCTACTGAGATTACTAAGGATGATGTCGTAAAGTTCATTGAGGGGATGACGGTTCTGGAGCTTTCGGAACTTGTGAAGGAATTGGAAGAGAAATTGGGCGTAAGCGCCGCCGCGCCTGTGGCAATGATGGCTGCTGGCCCCGCTGCCGCTGCGGCCCCGGTTGAGGAGAAAACCGAATTTGACGCAGTGCTTACCGGGTTCGGCGATCAGAAGATCCAGGTTATAAAGGTTGTGCGCGCCATCACCGGCTTGGGGCTGAAAGAGGCGAAGGATTTGGTTGAGGCCGTTCCCAAACCGATCAAGGAAGCCGTTTCCAAGGACGAAGCTGCCGATATCAAGAAGAAGATAGAGGAAGTCGGCGGGACGGTGGAAGTAAAGTAG
- the rplJ gene encoding 50S ribosomal protein L10, producing the protein MDRGTKEQIAAELHERLKDFKIAVLAGYSGMDVAKMTALRVALRKSNVELRVVKNTLLSIASRGTELSVLEEQFRGPLTVAIAHGDEVDATKTLIDFAKKNEKLQIKAAVMGGRALTAAQLAVLAELPSREVLLGQLLSVMVAAQTSLVRVLSGVPRDFVQVLNAYKEKKASAN; encoded by the coding sequence TTGGATCGGGGAACTAAAGAGCAAATTGCTGCTGAGCTGCACGAAAGACTGAAGGATTTCAAGATAGCCGTTTTAGCCGGTTACAGCGGGATGGATGTCGCGAAAATGACGGCGCTGAGGGTGGCGTTGCGCAAGTCGAATGTTGAGTTGCGGGTTGTCAAGAATACGCTTCTGTCCATTGCGTCCCGGGGGACCGAGTTAAGCGTCTTGGAGGAACAGTTTCGCGGACCTCTGACGGTGGCGATCGCCCACGGCGATGAGGTTGACGCAACGAAGACGCTGATCGATTTCGCCAAGAAAAACGAGAAGCTCCAGATAAAGGCCGCGGTTATGGGAGGAAGAGCGCTCACTGCCGCGCAGCTTGCAGTTCTTGCCGAGCTGCCGAGCCGCGAGGTACTCTTGGGGCAACTGCTTTCGGTGATGGTCGCCGCCCAGACATCCCTTGTGAGGGTGCTGAGTGGGGTTCCGAGGGATTTCGTGCAAGTTCTTAATGCGTATAAAGAAAAGAAGGCATCTGCAAACTAA
- the rplA gene encoding 50S ribosomal protein L1, whose translation MAKRGKKYSAARQKIDAANRYAVQEAMELVVGATTAKFDETVDAAIRLGVNPAHADQMVRGSVVLPNGLGKKVRVLVFAKGDKEKEALDAGADFVGADDIVEKIKGGWLDFDRVIATPDMMGNVGKLGKILGPRGLMPNPKVGTVTFDVANAVAELKAGRVEFRVEKAGIVHCPVGKISFGAEKLKENFMALLEMIQKLKPASSKGIYLRSISLSSVMGPGVKVDPLSVRNL comes from the coding sequence ATGGCGAAAAGAGGCAAGAAATATTCAGCGGCGAGGCAGAAAATCGATGCAGCCAATCGCTACGCTGTGCAGGAGGCAATGGAGCTTGTGGTGGGGGCGACAACCGCAAAATTTGACGAGACCGTTGATGCTGCCATCAGGTTGGGAGTAAATCCCGCGCACGCGGATCAGATGGTCCGGGGTTCGGTTGTTCTTCCTAACGGTTTGGGAAAAAAGGTGCGGGTGCTGGTCTTTGCCAAGGGCGATAAGGAAAAAGAGGCTCTGGATGCTGGCGCCGATTTTGTAGGGGCGGATGATATAGTTGAAAAGATCAAAGGCGGCTGGCTGGATTTCGATCGGGTTATCGCCACGCCTGATATGATGGGAAACGTCGGCAAGCTGGGCAAGATACTTGGCCCCCGCGGCCTGATGCCGAACCCGAAGGTCGGGACTGTGACCTTTGATGTGGCCAATGCGGTGGCTGAGCTGAAGGCGGGCCGGGTCGAGTTTCGCGTCGAAAAGGCGGGGATAGTCCATTGTCCGGTCGGAAAAATCTCATTCGGCGCCGAAAAGCTCAAAGAGAACTTCATGGCTTTGCTGGAGATGATTCAGAAGCTTAAGCCGGCCTCGAGCAAGGGCATTTACCTGCGCAGCATTTCCCTTTCTTCGGTAATGGGGCCAGGGGTAAAGGTAGATCCGCTCTCGGTTCGCAATCTCTAA
- the rplK gene encoding 50S ribosomal protein L11: protein MAKKVIANIKLQIKAGKATPSPPIGPALGQHGVNIMEFCKAYNAMTQSQEGMIVPALITVYADRSFTFVTKTPPASVLLKQAAKIAKGSGDPKRVKVGDVTKQQVREIAELKLSDLNAIDVEGAIRIVAGTARSMGIEII, encoded by the coding sequence ATGGCGAAGAAGGTTATAGCAAACATAAAACTTCAGATAAAGGCGGGGAAGGCCACCCCATCTCCTCCGATTGGCCCGGCTCTCGGTCAGCATGGAGTCAATATCATGGAATTCTGCAAGGCGTATAACGCCATGACGCAGAGCCAGGAGGGGATGATTGTTCCGGCTCTCATTACCGTGTATGCCGACCGTTCCTTTACCTTTGTGACCAAGACGCCGCCGGCATCGGTACTGCTGAAGCAGGCGGCAAAGATAGCCAAGGGTTCAGGGGATCCGAAGCGGGTAAAAGTCGGGGATGTGACTAAGCAGCAGGTGCGTGAGATAGCAGAGCTGAAATTGAGCGACCTCAACGCGATCGATGTAGAGGGCGCCATCCGCATTGTTGCCGGTACGGCGAGATCAATGGGGATTGAAATTATCTAA
- the nusG gene encoding transcription termination/antitermination protein NusG — translation MALRWYVVHTYSGYENKVKLSLQERVDKSGKQEFFSDILIPEENVVELISGEKKTSKRKFFPGYILVRMELNDETWHIVKDTPKVTGFIGAKDKPSPILDKDVENLITRIDEGTLKPKPKFKFDVGDHVQIIDGPFTNFDGFIDELKPEKGKLRVIVSIFGRSTPVELDFIQVMQV, via the coding sequence ATGGCTTTAAGATGGTACGTTGTCCACACCTATTCCGGCTATGAGAACAAGGTAAAGCTTTCTCTGCAGGAGCGGGTGGATAAGTCGGGGAAACAGGAATTCTTTTCGGATATCCTCATTCCGGAAGAGAATGTCGTCGAGTTGATCTCGGGCGAGAAGAAGACCTCCAAAAGGAAGTTTTTCCCCGGCTATATACTGGTCCGGATGGAGCTGAACGATGAGACCTGGCACATTGTCAAGGATACGCCGAAGGTGACAGGGTTTATCGGCGCGAAAGACAAGCCGTCGCCCATTCTGGATAAGGATGTCGAAAATCTGATAACCAGGATCGATGAGGGGACGCTGAAACCGAAACCGAAGTTCAAGTTCGATGTCGGCGATCATGTGCAGATCATCGATGGACCTTTCACAAATTTTGACGGCTTTATTGATGAGCTTAAACCAGAAAAAGGGAAGCTGCGGGTTATTGTCAGCATCTTTGGTCGTTCAACGCCGGTAGAGCTTGATTTTATTCAGGTAATGCAGGTTTAA
- the secE gene encoding preprotein translocase subunit SecE gives MDKIISKIKVILEKTRQFLSSSSAELKKVVWPTPKQTLASTSVVVIVVIIVSVFLGIVDFGLSKIVRLVLG, from the coding sequence ATGGACAAGATTATCAGCAAGATAAAGGTAATTCTGGAGAAGACGAGGCAGTTTTTGTCCAGCTCCAGCGCTGAATTAAAAAAGGTTGTCTGGCCCACACCCAAGCAGACCCTGGCATCAACTTCGGTGGTAGTAATAGTCGTAATAATTGTGTCTGTTTTTTTGGGGATTGTGGATTTCGGCTTGAGCAAGATTGTAAGACTGGTACTGGGTTGA
- the rpmG gene encoding 50S ribosomal protein L33: protein MRNIITLACADCKHRNYTTTKNKRTMQNKFEIKKYCKFCRCHTLHKETK from the coding sequence ATGAGAAATATTATTACATTGGCATGTGCAGACTGCAAACATCGCAATTATACGACGACTAAAAACAAAAGAACGATGCAGAACAAGTTTGAGATCAAAAAATACTGCAAGTTCTGCCGGTGTCATACGCTGCACAAGGAAACAAAATAA
- a CDS encoding DUF1178 family protein — MIIYELECINNHRFEGWFKERHAFEEQKKDRQIICPVCGNTDILLAPSPVAIGGRQPASLSREIKEGRESLKIIRNIREYLNKNFDDVGDRFADVALKMHSGEEKARNIKGVTTEGEEETLKEEGVQFIKIRLPRYDG, encoded by the coding sequence TTGATTATCTACGAACTTGAGTGCATAAATAATCACCGGTTTGAAGGCTGGTTCAAGGAGCGCCACGCCTTTGAGGAACAGAAAAAGGACAGGCAAATTATCTGCCCTGTTTGTGGAAATACCGATATTTTATTGGCCCCGTCGCCGGTTGCGATCGGCGGGCGTCAGCCGGCGTCGCTTTCCCGGGAGATAAAAGAGGGGCGGGAATCGCTGAAAATTATCCGCAACATTCGGGAATATTTAAATAAAAATTTCGATGATGTCGGCGACAGGTTTGCCGATGTTGCCCTGAAGATGCACAGTGGGGAGGAGAAGGCGCGCAATATAAAAGGGGTGACCACCGAGGGCGAAGAAGAAACACTGAAGGAAGAAGGGGTGCAGTTCATAAAAATCAGACTTCCCAGGTATGACGGTTGA
- a CDS encoding type II secretion system F family protein, producing MPVFLWQAETKKGETKKGEMEAADEAAVRGRLRRQGLKVGKVKAKPKDLFENIAFFQQKITEKDVVVFSRIFATMINAGLPLMQCLDILGAQEQNKTFAKVIKGMKDDIEAGSTLTDALKKYPKIFDQLFVNLVAAGESGGILDVILQRLSSYMEKAMKLKSKVKGAMTYPISVLGISFGVIALLLLKVIPVFQKMFEGMGSALPGPTQFLVDASAAAQSYFIYVIIGIAAFVYAFKMYYKTEKGTLTVDALILKMPVFGPLLKKVAVAKFTRTLSTMMSSGVPIMEGLDIVSKTSGNKIIENAIMKTRQSIGEGKTIAEPLMETDIFPPMVVQMIAVGEATGALDTMLSKIADFYDDEVDEAVNAMTALLEPFMMVFLGGVVGGMIIAMYLPIFKMAAVVG from the coding sequence ATGCCGGTATTTCTATGGCAGGCGGAAACAAAAAAGGGCGAAACAAAAAAGGGGGAGATGGAGGCGGCCGATGAGGCGGCAGTGCGGGGCAGGCTGCGCCGGCAGGGGCTCAAGGTGGGGAAGGTAAAGGCCAAGCCGAAGGATCTTTTCGAAAACATTGCATTTTTTCAGCAAAAAATTACCGAAAAGGACGTGGTGGTATTCTCCCGGATCTTCGCGACGATGATCAACGCGGGCCTGCCTTTGATGCAGTGCCTCGATATCCTCGGCGCGCAGGAGCAGAATAAAACCTTCGCCAAGGTGATCAAGGGGATGAAGGACGACATCGAAGCCGGCTCGACCCTGACGGACGCCCTTAAAAAATATCCCAAAATATTCGACCAGTTGTTTGTGAATCTTGTGGCCGCCGGAGAGAGCGGCGGCATCTTGGATGTGATCCTCCAGCGTCTTTCCAGCTACATGGAAAAGGCGATGAAGCTGAAAAGCAAGGTTAAAGGCGCGATGACCTACCCGATCAGCGTCCTGGGGATTTCTTTCGGGGTCATTGCGCTTTTGCTGCTGAAGGTTATCCCCGTCTTTCAGAAAATGTTTGAGGGGATGGGCTCTGCGCTCCCGGGCCCGACGCAGTTTCTTGTGGATGCCAGCGCCGCTGCCCAGAGTTACTTCATTTATGTGATAATTGGCATCGCTGCGTTCGTTTACGCCTTCAAAATGTACTACAAAACGGAGAAGGGAACGCTGACGGTTGACGCCCTTATCCTGAAAATGCCGGTTTTTGGGCCTTTGCTCAAGAAGGTGGCCGTGGCCAAATTTACCAGAACGCTCTCGACGATGATGTCAAGCGGCGTTCCCATTATGGAAGGCCTTGATATAGTAAGTAAAACATCAGGAAATAAGATAATCGAAAATGCCATAATGAAGACAAGGCAAAGTATCGGCGAAGGAAAAACGATTGCCGAGCCGCTGATGGAAACGGATATCTTCCCGCCGATGGTGGTGCAGATGATTGCGGTTGGCGAGGCCACCGGCGCGCTGGACACCATGCTCTCCAAAATTGCGGACTTCTACGACGACGAGGTTGATGAGGCGGTAAACGCCATGACGGCCCTGCTGGAGCCTTTTATGATGGTGTTTCTCGGCGGAGTGGTCGGCGGCATGATTATCGCCATGTACCTGCCGATCTTCAAGATGGCGGCTGTGGTCGGATAG
- the rlmB gene encoding 23S rRNA (guanosine(2251)-2'-O)-methyltransferase RlmB, translating into MPDADRGESWEFCNAGARYAVPLRELRIVMQLTYGINPLLEGLLSQPPVFEKILIARGRGGEELPKILALAQKADVPVEYVGREAIEKLAPKCVHQGILGLGREHEYAALEDVVVNRHPGNSHDLVILLDGVADPRNLGAVIRTAHCLGANGVVIPENRAASITASAVKASAGAAELLPVARVVNLVRTIEYLKDAGFWIYGADAEAGKDISSLAYDGNVALVMGSEGRGIRPLIRKNCDFLISVPMRGRVTSLNVSVATGVILFEILRKWGH; encoded by the coding sequence TTGCCGGATGCGGATCGCGGAGAGAGTTGGGAATTTTGCAATGCAGGGGCACGGTATGCCGTGCCCCTGCGTGAATTGAGGATTGTCATGCAGCTTACCTACGGCATTAACCCGCTCCTTGAGGGTCTTCTTTCCCAACCCCCGGTTTTTGAGAAGATTTTAATCGCCCGGGGGCGGGGCGGTGAAGAGCTGCCAAAAATCCTCGCTCTGGCCCAGAAGGCCGATGTTCCCGTTGAATATGTGGGGCGGGAAGCCATAGAAAAGCTGGCCCCGAAGTGCGTCCACCAGGGAATACTGGGTCTGGGCCGTGAGCATGAGTATGCCGCGCTTGAAGACGTGGTTGTCAACCGTCATCCGGGAAACAGCCATGACCTGGTGATTCTGCTGGACGGCGTCGCCGATCCCCGCAATCTGGGCGCCGTGATCCGCACGGCTCATTGCCTGGGGGCAAACGGGGTTGTCATCCCGGAAAACCGCGCCGCTTCAATTACCGCCTCTGCCGTCAAAGCCTCCGCGGGCGCTGCGGAACTTTTACCCGTGGCCCGGGTTGTCAATCTTGTGCGGACAATCGAATATTTAAAGGACGCAGGCTTCTGGATCTACGGCGCCGACGCGGAAGCAGGGAAGGATATTAGTTCACTTGCTTACGACGGCAATGTTGCCTTGGTGATGGGAAGCGAAGGGCGGGGGATCCGGCCGCTTATCCGCAAAAATTGCGATTTTCTGATTTCCGTGCCGATGCGGGGGAGGGTGACTTCGTTAAACGTTTCTGTTGCAACCGGGGTGATTCTTTTTGAGATTCTCAGAAAGTGGGGGCATTGA
- the rpoZ gene encoding DNA-directed RNA polymerase subunit omega, producing the protein MARVTVEDSLKKAKNRFALVLLTSQRTKQIMKGSHTLVDPGNNREIVTALREVAAGKVYYAKPEYLEIVKDNYKIVPHDTEFIGDDDDLE; encoded by the coding sequence ATGGCAAGAGTTACCGTAGAAGATTCATTGAAGAAGGCAAAGAACCGCTTTGCCCTTGTTTTATTGACCTCGCAACGCACCAAGCAGATTATGAAGGGGTCGCATACGCTTGTTGATCCTGGAAACAACCGGGAGATTGTGACCGCCCTCAGGGAAGTCGCCGCGGGGAAGGTATATTACGCGAAGCCTGAATATCTGGAAATCGTTAAGGATAATTACAAAATTGTTCCCCACGATACGGAATTCATCGGCGATGACGACGATCTGGAATGA
- the gmk gene encoding guanylate kinase produces MSDEAKKLPGLLMVVSAPSGAGKTSVCRRVMRQFPELHFSVSVTTRKPRPGESAGKDYNFVSVEEFRAMIARDEFVEWVENYGHFYGTAKKTMDDFLERGGDLLLDIEPRGAKEIRKRYPRGAFVFILPPSLAELRKRLAKRGESAEVLERRLAASVSEIKEAMWYDYIIVNEKIEEAVERFRAIYLAEKSRRDRYAEKIDSFFK; encoded by the coding sequence TTGAGTGATGAAGCGAAAAAGTTGCCCGGCTTGCTGATGGTGGTATCGGCCCCTTCCGGGGCGGGCAAGACTTCGGTTTGCCGCAGGGTGATGAGGCAGTTCCCCGAGCTCCATTTCTCCGTCTCCGTGACGACAAGAAAGCCGCGCCCCGGCGAGAGCGCGGGGAAGGACTACAATTTTGTTTCCGTCGAGGAATTCCGGGCAATGATCGCCCGCGACGAGTTTGTCGAATGGGTGGAAAATTACGGACATTTCTATGGAACCGCGAAAAAGACAATGGACGACTTTCTGGAGCGGGGCGGCGATCTGCTTTTGGACATCGAGCCGCGGGGGGCCAAAGAGATCCGCAAACGCTATCCCCGCGGGGCTTTTGTTTTCATCCTTCCCCCCTCCCTTGCCGAGTTGCGAAAACGGCTGGCCAAAAGGGGGGAAAGCGCGGAGGTGTTGGAACGGCGGCTTGCGGCTTCTGTTAGTGAAATAAAGGAAGCGATGTGGTATGACTACATCATCGTCAATGAAAAAATTGAAGAAGCGGTGGAGAGATTCCGGGCGATTTATCTTGCCGAGAAAAGCAGGCGGGATCGCTACGCAGAGAAGATCGACTCGTTTTTCAAATAA
- a CDS encoding YicC family protein has translation MTKSMTGYGKAEGVVSGKKFTVEMKSVNHRFLEISLRMPQILFSLEAEIKRRMGERFSRGKIDVSIRADGNGDVEGETCLALNMPLVRNYYALLNQLKEELNITEEISLSTITGLRDVFMPVEAAEEAADLWGGFSPILDEAINNLSAMREKEGESLMLDLRNRLEIISGFLEGIAVRVPEVVLDYQKRLSERIRELTAGVELDESRLLQEVAIMAEKSDITEEIVRFRSHIEQFSELLTGGDAAGRKIDFLLQEMGREVNTIGSKSGDVGIARLVVEIKSELAKLREQAQNIE, from the coding sequence ATGACTAAAAGCATGACGGGATACGGCAAGGCGGAGGGGGTTGTCTCCGGGAAAAAATTCACGGTGGAGATGAAGTCGGTCAATCACCGGTTTCTGGAGATATCGCTCCGGATGCCGCAAATTTTGTTTTCGCTGGAAGCGGAGATAAAAAGGCGGATGGGGGAGAGGTTTTCCCGGGGCAAGATTGATGTCTCGATCCGGGCGGATGGCAATGGCGACGTCGAAGGCGAGACTTGCCTCGCGCTGAACATGCCGCTTGTCCGCAATTATTACGCCCTGCTGAACCAGTTGAAGGAAGAACTCAATATAACCGAAGAAATTTCGCTATCTACCATTACCGGCCTGCGAGACGTCTTTATGCCCGTCGAGGCAGCCGAGGAGGCAGCGGATCTGTGGGGGGGATTTTCCCCGATCCTCGACGAGGCGATTAACAATCTCTCCGCAATGCGGGAGAAAGAGGGGGAGAGCCTGATGCTCGACCTGCGGAATCGCCTGGAGATAATTTCCGGTTTTCTGGAGGGAATCGCTGTCCGGGTCCCGGAAGTGGTACTGGATTATCAAAAGCGGCTCTCCGAGCGGATAAGGGAACTGACTGCCGGGGTGGAGCTGGACGAGTCCCGGCTGCTGCAGGAAGTGGCGATAATGGCCGAAAAGAGCGATATTACCGAAGAGATCGTGCGTTTCCGCAGTCATATTGAGCAGTTTTCCGAGCTGCTGACGGGCGGGGACGCGGCCGGCCGGAAGATAGATTTCCTGCTGCAGGAGATGGGCCGGGAGGTCAACACAATCGGCTCCAAGAGCGGGGATGTGGGGATAGCCCGCCTGGTAGTTGAGATCAAGAGCGAACTGGCAAAGTTGCGGGAGCAGGCGCAGAACATTGAGTGA
- a CDS encoding DUF4416 family protein has protein sequence MSAPQRPPQVKLVASIFSGDIGIIGTVVEAMSEKYGQADYISAPLLFSYTDYYEKEFGGSLIRRFVAFERLVEPETLPDVKLWTNALESSFAAGEKRRVNIDPGYLACAHLILATGKGYSHRPYLRDGIYADLTLIYQKGAFQVLPWTYPDYAAGEMIGILTRIREKYLLQLRGGTAENKEQESE, from the coding sequence ATGAGCGCCCCGCAGAGGCCGCCGCAAGTCAAGCTGGTGGCGAGCATTTTTTCCGGTGATATCGGCATCATCGGCACTGTCGTGGAGGCAATGTCGGAAAAATATGGGCAGGCCGACTATATCAGCGCCCCGCTTTTATTTTCGTACACGGACTATTACGAAAAGGAGTTCGGGGGTTCCCTGATCCGGCGTTTTGTCGCCTTCGAGCGTCTTGTCGAGCCGGAAACGCTACCGGATGTGAAGCTGTGGACCAATGCGCTGGAAAGTAGTTTTGCGGCGGGAGAAAAGAGGCGCGTCAACATCGATCCCGGCTATCTGGCCTGCGCCCACCTGATTTTGGCCACAGGGAAGGGGTATTCGCACCGGCCCTATTTGAGGGACGGGATCTACGCCGATTTGACGCTGATCTACCAGAAAGGGGCGTTTCAGGTTCTTCCCTGGACCTACCCTGATTACGCCGCGGGCGAGATGATCGGGATTTTGACCCGGATTCGGGAAAAGTATCTGTTGCAGCTCCGGGGTGGGACCGCAGAGAATAAAGAACAGGAGTCTGAATGA
- the rfaE1 gene encoding D-glycero-beta-D-manno-heptose-7-phosphate kinase, with protein MKNVLSSKRALEIIEKFPRARVLVIGDIMADHFIWGAVSRISPEAPVPVVDVKKESFMLGGCANVFNNIAAMGGQAALAGVIGPDDSGRRLLRDLGNRGLETRGVIVEEERPTTLKTRIVAHGQQVVRFDREDRRMISESTIRAITAYVESLRDELGALVISDYNKGVVVRPLLDGIRKAIAGRAIVTCVDPKQRDFSLYDGFDIITPNHHEAGLAAGAEITGADDHIRVGEKLLQENNFKALLMTRGEAGMSLFEKTGSDARKNSPLRHTEFPTQAREVFDVTGAGDTVIGVLALCLAAGASFREAAYLANHAAGIAVGKAGTATVSADELKRVL; from the coding sequence ATGAAGAACGTTTTGAGTAGCAAACGGGCTCTGGAGATTATTGAAAAGTTTCCCCGCGCGCGGGTGCTGGTGATCGGCGACATAATGGCCGACCACTTTATCTGGGGCGCCGTGTCGCGTATCTCACCCGAGGCGCCGGTTCCCGTAGTGGATGTAAAGAAGGAAAGCTTTATGCTCGGCGGCTGCGCGAATGTTTTCAATAACATAGCGGCAATGGGCGGACAGGCGGCGCTGGCGGGGGTGATTGGCCCCGACGACAGCGGCAGGCGCCTGCTTCGCGATCTGGGCAACAGGGGTCTGGAGACAAGAGGCGTCATTGTCGAGGAAGAGCGTCCGACAACGCTGAAAACGCGGATTGTCGCGCACGGACAGCAGGTGGTCCGGTTCGACCGCGAAGATCGCCGGATGATCAGTGAATCTACAATTCGTGCGATCACTGCCTATGTAGAGTCGTTGCGCGACGAGCTGGGGGCGCTGGTGATCTCCGATTATAACAAGGGTGTGGTTGTCCGGCCGCTTCTTGACGGGATAAGGAAGGCAATTGCCGGCCGGGCGATTGTCACCTGCGTTGATCCGAAGCAGCGGGATTTTTCTCTGTACGACGGCTTTGACATCATCACCCCCAATCACCACGAGGCGGGGCTGGCTGCCGGCGCAGAGATAACGGGCGCCGATGATCATATCCGCGTCGGGGAGAAACTCCTGCAGGAGAACAATTTCAAGGCCTTACTGATGACAAGGGGAGAGGCGGGGATGAGCCTCTTCGAAAAAACGGGGTCTGACGCCCGCAAAAACTCGCCGCTGCGGCACACGGAATTTCCGACGCAGGCAAGGGAGGTTTTTGATGTGACCGGCGCCGGCGATACGGTGATCGGCGTGCTGGCCCTCTGTCTGGCCGCCGGGGCCTCTTTTAGGGAGGCGGCGTATCTGGCGAATCACGCCGCGGGGATCGCCGTAGGCAAGGCCGGCACGGCAACGGTCAGCGCCGACGAATTGAAAAGGGTTTTATGA
- a CDS encoding helix-turn-helix domain-containing protein, with protein MWEPTKAHPTKSIEIFMIGPEANKVQAIDALMSFGFSETSGSIPWRDAFSDLSDDALIGHILSGARHKAGLSQKQLADMTGVHQRHISEMENCRRTIGKKNAKLFAKALDTDYRVFL; from the coding sequence ATGTGGGAACCCACGAAGGCGCACCCTACCAAAAGCATTGAAATATTCATGATTGGCCCGGAGGCGAACAAGGTCCAGGCCATAGACGCTCTCATGTCATTTGGTTTTTCGGAGACGTCTGGTTCTATCCCGTGGCGTGATGCCTTCTCTGATCTTTCCGATGACGCTCTGATTGGCCATATCCTTTCCGGCGCCAGGCACAAGGCAGGGTTGTCGCAGAAACAGCTTGCCGATATGACGGGCGTGCATCAGCGGCACATAAGCGAAATGGAGAACTGTCGGCGGACCATCGGCAAGAAGAACGCAAAGCTCTTCGCCAAAGCCCTGGATACGGATTATCGGGTGTTTCTGTAA